One part of the Paraglaciecola sp. L3A3 genome encodes these proteins:
- a CDS encoding PVC-type heme-binding CxxCH protein translates to MKPSNLSTSSKLKTVFVGVLFSATLLQSCSIHEEASAKSPSQAKVEKADAGWRSLIADGNLDAWKKIGGNAGYVLEDDTIIGTSIASRDSTYFTTGEIFSDFIFEVDVQAEAPLNSGVQFRSKKIQGNRGATVAGYQMEIDTAPRAWSGGIFDQGRRGWLYTLSRNESCSKEFKVDGWNKYRVEAVGQSIRTYINNVPCSNLIDDLSPTGFIALQIHSAGGDKVNKTVKWRDPKILTNNIKDHVNKPADIEQFSYINNQITTEQQANGWQLLWDGQSNTSPQQTGDWKIKNQALKADAKQQKNSLTIPVTSHYFELEFDVNSSDNADNGIHYLRDTNGKGFEFQLSSETTVEQTANNNQAMGAIVGRVAPTNLTEPKGWGSLRIGKGWNRVRLVVKGSQIEHWINNIKMVDYQYIGVIPKTVNPVIVENSKGSIEVKNLKLRNLPKPEGISKKSNPGDREGHVMKKVVPENIIPEAPILSIEQAMNSFVVHPDFAVEVIADSPLIFDPVFAIYDSAGRVWALEMTTYMQDTLATGEMKHDSQIVMLTDTDQDGTMDTRQVVLPNLILPRALAFIDKGIIWADNTSLYFSELSETDGKVSLVKTEMVDKDYAKGGNVEHKPNGLLFSLDNWYYSAKSSKRYRPYPLAVDLPKDTKEIYRNKYWKMAVGPTEFRGQWGITQDDYGRHYFLDNSSPLRTTSYLPNVVYRNKKQAFPKELINQNVGRNDIYPIRVTPGINRGYMEGMYDKDFKLKGNTAAGGPVFYRGNQYPEQYRHISLVTEPAANLMRANKVIDTNGQVTGKNLFEKQEILASTDERFRPVNTNNTPDGTVMIVDFYHGILQHRTYLTTYLSDQIKSRDLERSKHIGRLYRLKSKTNPMPKVDYLNDLSAAELVPFLAHDNGWHRDMAQQLLVMKQDSSVIQALQKMVTTSDNHLAQIKALWVLEGLGQNKFDILKQAATTNNAKVKSSIYRLVELLPSSSAIKTWLAQQSQSVSQEAAQALVLAAGTHQAWPATANIINKYGNSAFVEASLANHEADFLASQQNNIQPEAAAEIAKLSNTVLKTKKKLTGSLAKSAAKGKLLFNGEAGCFGCHGADGEGNPAIPPLNKSEWVTGDPKRLAGILLHGFSGPITVKGKTYDSGMVMPGMAQAPNISDEDIADIATYIRNAWNNRASEVSSSTIQSVRYHTEDQDMPYTNETIKKMRVH, encoded by the coding sequence ATGAAACCATCAAATTTGTCTACTTCATCAAAACTAAAAACAGTTTTTGTTGGAGTGCTGTTCTCCGCTACTTTGCTCCAATCTTGCTCAATTCACGAAGAAGCGTCTGCTAAATCACCCAGTCAGGCTAAAGTTGAAAAAGCCGACGCAGGCTGGCGCTCTTTAATTGCAGATGGCAATTTAGATGCATGGAAAAAAATAGGCGGTAATGCGGGTTACGTGCTTGAAGATGACACTATTATTGGTACTAGTATCGCAAGCCGCGATAGCACTTACTTCACCACAGGTGAAATATTTAGCGACTTTATTTTTGAAGTTGATGTTCAGGCCGAGGCACCACTTAATTCTGGTGTGCAGTTCCGTAGTAAGAAAATCCAAGGGAATAGAGGTGCAACAGTAGCCGGTTACCAAATGGAAATAGACACGGCCCCTCGCGCTTGGAGTGGAGGTATTTTTGATCAAGGTCGTCGTGGCTGGTTATACACATTAAGTCGCAATGAGAGTTGCAGTAAAGAATTCAAAGTAGATGGTTGGAATAAATATCGCGTAGAAGCGGTAGGTCAGAGTATTCGTACTTATATTAACAATGTGCCTTGTAGTAACTTAATTGATGATTTGAGTCCAACAGGCTTTATTGCTTTGCAGATCCACAGTGCCGGTGGCGACAAGGTGAATAAAACAGTTAAATGGCGCGATCCTAAAATTTTAACTAACAATATCAAAGATCATGTCAACAAACCTGCTGACATTGAACAGTTTAGTTATATCAACAACCAAATAACAACCGAACAACAAGCTAATGGTTGGCAGTTATTATGGGATGGTCAATCTAACACTTCACCACAACAAACGGGCGACTGGAAAATTAAAAACCAAGCGTTGAAAGCAGATGCTAAACAACAAAAAAATAGCTTAACTATCCCTGTCACTAGCCATTATTTTGAACTGGAGTTTGATGTTAACTCTTCTGATAATGCAGATAACGGCATTCACTATTTACGTGACACAAATGGTAAAGGTTTTGAATTTCAGTTATCTAGTGAAACCACAGTGGAACAAACCGCTAATAATAATCAAGCTATGGGCGCCATTGTCGGGCGAGTTGCTCCTACCAATTTAACCGAACCAAAAGGCTGGGGAAGCTTGCGCATTGGTAAAGGTTGGAATCGAGTACGCCTAGTGGTGAAAGGCTCACAAATAGAGCACTGGATCAACAATATCAAAATGGTCGATTACCAATATATTGGTGTCATTCCTAAAACTGTCAACCCTGTGATTGTTGAAAATAGCAAAGGCTCAATAGAAGTTAAAAACCTTAAATTACGCAATTTGCCAAAACCTGAAGGTATCTCTAAAAAGTCAAATCCGGGTGACAGAGAAGGCCACGTCATGAAAAAGGTAGTGCCTGAAAATATTATTCCTGAAGCCCCAATATTAAGTATTGAACAAGCCATGAACTCGTTTGTGGTGCATCCTGATTTTGCAGTTGAAGTTATCGCCGATAGCCCTTTAATATTCGATCCGGTTTTTGCAATCTATGATTCTGCAGGCCGTGTTTGGGCATTAGAAATGACCACTTATATGCAAGACACATTGGCGACAGGTGAAATGAAACACGACAGCCAAATCGTGATGCTAACCGACACTGACCAAGACGGCACCATGGATACCCGCCAAGTAGTCTTACCGAATTTAATATTGCCCAGAGCGTTAGCCTTTATCGATAAAGGTATTATTTGGGCTGATAATACCAGTTTATATTTTTCTGAATTATCAGAAACCGATGGCAAAGTGAGTTTAGTCAAAACAGAAATGGTTGATAAAGACTATGCCAAAGGCGGCAATGTAGAACACAAACCAAACGGCTTATTATTTAGTTTAGATAACTGGTACTACAGCGCTAAATCAAGTAAACGTTATCGTCCCTACCCTTTAGCGGTAGATCTTCCTAAAGATACTAAAGAAATCTACCGCAACAAATATTGGAAAATGGCAGTAGGTCCCACTGAATTTAGAGGTCAATGGGGAATTACCCAAGATGATTATGGACGCCACTACTTTTTAGATAACTCATCACCTTTGCGTACTACCTCATATTTACCTAATGTCGTTTATCGCAACAAAAAGCAAGCCTTTCCGAAAGAGCTGATAAACCAAAATGTAGGCCGCAATGACATTTACCCGATTCGTGTGACTCCTGGGATTAACCGTGGTTACATGGAAGGTATGTACGACAAAGACTTTAAACTAAAAGGCAATACCGCAGCTGGTGGCCCTGTTTTTTATCGTGGCAATCAATATCCTGAACAATATCGCCACATTAGTTTGGTCACTGAGCCTGCTGCTAACTTAATGCGAGCCAATAAAGTCATTGATACAAATGGTCAAGTGACGGGTAAAAATCTATTTGAAAAACAAGAAATTTTAGCCTCAACCGATGAAAGATTTCGCCCTGTAAACACTAACAACACACCAGATGGCACTGTGATGATAGTAGATTTTTACCACGGTATTTTACAACACCGTACGTATTTAACCACTTACTTGTCAGATCAAATCAAATCTCGAGATCTAGAGCGAAGCAAACATATTGGTCGTTTATACCGCCTTAAATCTAAAACTAACCCTATGCCTAAAGTTGACTATTTAAATGACTTGTCAGCAGCTGAACTTGTACCATTTTTGGCTCATGATAATGGCTGGCACCGAGACATGGCGCAACAGTTATTAGTAATGAAACAAGACTCGTCAGTTATTCAAGCGTTACAAAAAATGGTGACGACCAGCGACAACCATTTAGCGCAAATCAAAGCCTTATGGGTATTAGAAGGCTTAGGTCAAAATAAGTTCGACATACTTAAACAGGCGGCCACTACTAACAATGCCAAAGTGAAATCTAGTATCTATCGTTTAGTTGAATTGCTACCTAGCTCTTCAGCCATTAAGACTTGGTTGGCACAACAAAGCCAAAGCGTTAGCCAAGAAGCTGCCCAAGCATTAGTGTTAGCGGCAGGTACACATCAAGCTTGGCCTGCCACGGCTAATATCATTAATAAATATGGTAACTCGGCTTTTGTAGAAGCCAGTTTAGCCAATCATGAAGCTGACTTTTTAGCTTCTCAGCAAAACAATATTCAACCTGAGGCAGCCGCAGAAATTGCCAAATTAAGCAACACTGTGCTGAAAACTAAGAAAAAATTAACAGGCAGCCTAGCCAAGAGTGCCGCCAAAGGTAAATTGTTATTTAATGGTGAAGCGGGATGTTTTGGCTGTCATGGTGCTGATGGTGAAGGTAACCCTGCCATTCCACCTTTAAATAAAAGTGAATGGGTAACAGGCGACCCTAAACGTTTAGCCGGTATTTTATTACACGGTTTTAGTGGCCCAATTACCGTAAAAGGTAAAACTTACGATAGTGGTATGGTCATGCCTGGCATGGCACAAGCGCCTAATATTAGTGATGAAGACATAGCTGATATAGCCACGTATATTCGCAATGCATGGAACAACAGAGCAAGTGAAGTATCCTCTAGTACAATACAAAGCGTGCGTTATCACACCGAAGATCAAGACATGCCGTATACCAACGAAACCATCAAAAAAATGAGAGTGCACTAG
- a CDS encoding c-type cytochrome: protein MKNFNFITAVVLIFSLHAPAIADEQQIGSQAYNQNCKACHSADRFSVGPSLVEIRTKYPKEKRQAFLDWANNPGKVNPKTIQMPAMAHVGNDKLAAIHDYILLSTKFLNERKPKPKFSFKAPQKTYPFVKRAFMPFTSPASIFVALNEELGIVWDTTKLTTRYAVAGRQNIFSGENRIEQVRPFVFYSETADTFWSIANDNNFNFAGYRLVNGLPNFLYSIGGASISEQIERGNKPKSFKRRYTIKGLKQGLTLDLAHQGSAQITADQGQLENNRLTLTPAQAKNFTIEVTFP, encoded by the coding sequence TTGAAAAATTTTAATTTTATTACTGCAGTTGTATTGATATTTTCCTTACATGCGCCAGCAATAGCGGACGAACAACAAATAGGTAGCCAAGCTTATAATCAAAATTGTAAAGCTTGTCACAGCGCAGATCGATTTAGTGTGGGTCCTTCATTAGTAGAAATTCGCACTAAATACCCGAAAGAAAAACGACAAGCCTTTTTAGATTGGGCAAATAATCCCGGTAAGGTAAACCCTAAAACCATTCAAATGCCTGCCATGGCTCATGTAGGAAATGACAAACTGGCAGCCATTCATGACTATATTTTACTTTCAACCAAGTTCTTGAATGAGCGAAAGCCTAAACCTAAATTTTCATTTAAAGCACCACAAAAAACCTATCCTTTTGTGAAACGTGCTTTTATGCCATTCACTAGCCCAGCCTCTATTTTTGTGGCATTAAACGAGGAGCTAGGTATTGTTTGGGACACAACAAAATTAACTACTCGCTATGCGGTAGCTGGCAGACAAAACATATTTAGTGGTGAAAACAGGATAGAGCAAGTACGTCCATTTGTGTTTTATAGTGAAACGGCCGATACGTTTTGGTCAATAGCCAATGACAATAATTTCAATTTTGCAGGATACCGACTAGTTAACGGCTTACCCAATTTTTTATATTCAATAGGTGGCGCCAGTATTAGTGAGCAAATTGAACGGGGTAATAAGCCAAAAAGCTTCAAACGCCGCTATACAATCAAAGGCTTAAAGCAAGGACTCACCCTCGATCTTGCTCATCAAGGTTCAGCGCAGATCACCGCAGACCAAGGTCAGTTAGAGAACAATCGACTAACCCTCACCCCAGCCCAAGCAAAAAACTTTACAATTGAGGTAACTTTCCCATGA